The sequence below is a genomic window from Melospiza georgiana isolate bMelGeo1 chromosome 6, bMelGeo1.pri, whole genome shotgun sequence.
ATGTCACACCACCCTCGCCTGCGCCGCCCGCCACAGCTTCCGCCCTCTGCCAACATGGCGGCGCGGCGGCGTCAGCGGCCCCCACCCTGTGGACCAATGGGCGCCCACGCTCCAGCGGCGGCGCGTGGTGATTGGTCGGAGCCGGACCCGGTGGCGGCGGTGATtggccgggcccggggccggCGAGGCGCGGGCGGAGCTGCCGCGGTGCTCGGAGCGCGGGCGGTGGGTGCGGGAGCGGGGCGGCCCCTCCGCCTCACGGGCAGCCGCGGGGACATCGCTCCCTGCAGGGCGGCCGGGAGTCCTGGTGGGATGGGAATTCCCTGGAATGTCCGCTGGCGTGACTTGGGCAGAGGGAGGCGGGTGGCGGAGGCCTGGGCGGGCGGCTCGGCTCGGCGCGGCGCTCACCGTTTGTTCCCCCCGTGGCAGGATCCCAGGATGAGGATGATCGAGAGCGTGGACTCCGTGGTGACCCGGTCCAGCGAGGACCTCTGGGCTGAGATCTGCTCCTGTCTGCCGCATCCCGAGCACAAGGACGCCGGCGATGCCTTCACAGACTCCTTCATGGATTCCTACGCCGAGGGCAGCGGATCGGGGGGCTCTTCCCAACCTGCCCTGaagccctgggcacccctgaaGGACTCAGAGGTGTATTTAGCATCCCTGGGTGAGTGTCTGCCTGGCGACAGCTCTGCTTTTGTGGTGCCAGTGCTGTGGTCAACAACTCTCCCAGCTTAAATACACAGAATCTGACTCCTTTTCTTCAAGTGCAGCAGTGGAAAGGTGAAGCTCAGTCAGAGCTTTCTCATCTCTGGCACAGAAAAGAACTTTTTataaagcaaaagctgaaaaaagttgttttttacCCTCCACAATAAGTAGGAGGCTGCACACAGCAACAGAACAGGTGGCAGAAGTGGCTTTTTAAGCTTTTATTTCTGCCAGAACTTTCATCATGCCTTTGTTGCTGTTTCACAGCACACCAAGTAGTGCAATGAGAGTGATTTATTTTCCAATTTGCATGGAAATTGTGGGAAACTCAGTGCCTGTGAGATCTGTGCTGTCCTGTGTGATTTCATGGAAGCTGAGCAGTAAGTATGAAAGTTATTAAAACCCCaaacaggcagagctggctgatTGCACAAACCTTATTTCCTTCAGAAGCATCACCTGAAAAACACCATCTTGTGCATATATAGGAAAGGAAGCCAGGCAGGCTTGAAATACAGggagaaaattacttttaaaatagaaattagtCTTGAAAAGTTAATTTAACTTACTTTTTGATATAGAAGTCCAgatccttctcttctctccttccAGGAAAAAACCCATAACCGAGGTAACAAAATCCCCTGTTCCCCTCACAGAGAGAAGACTGATGAGGATCAAAGGCCTGTCCCAGGAGGTGACCTCCAAGGACATGCTGCGCACGCTGTCCCAGGCCAAGAAGGAGTGCTGGGACAGGTTCCTGCAGGAGAAGTTTGAGGCAGAATGTTACGTGGAGGGCCACGATGCTGACGAGAGGTAATGAGCAAATTAGAGGGAAGGGATCACCACCTACCCCTCAAAAACTGGAAAAAGGTTTTGTCAGGACATGACACAGAAATACCCATTAGGGTTGTGCCAGAGGGAACACAGAGCACGTAGGGTTTGAGCTTCCAGTGCTCCTTTCTGATCTTTGCACCCCTTAGAGTGCATGGAAGTAGCTGGGACCTACTCAGTGATTTCCCTCCTCACACATGGCGTAGGGAAGGAatggagcagaggaggggaTATGCAGTGTATCTCagatggggatttggggttgcTGCCAGTCCTGGGATGAgatttcccttccctgcctctcttACAGTGCTCCTGCCCTCTCACAGATGATGTCAGAAGTAAGATGGGAACCCTTTCCCTAAGCAATCTCCTATTCCCAATCACATGGAACACTCTCCAAATTCCTCATTTCTCAGCTGACATTTTTCATGATTGCTTCTGGATGACAAGAAGATTATTTCTCTCCTGTCAAGAAAATCTACTTTACCAGAACTATGAAAAGTAATCCCTGTTTATAAGGAGGTTTCAGATGGTTTCTTTGGTCCCCCAGTTAACTTCAATGCGATTTATATTTAAAACCAAGCTTTTATGGGCTCTTTCTACTGTTTTTAAAGGGTGGGGATGTTATCCATGAAAGAATTTCAGTCCCTAGAGCTTGACTATGAAGTTAGAGGTCACTCCTGAATGGTGCTGAAGTTTTGAGTCTCGCCCACCGATGCAATTAAACAAGCCTTAACTTTTAAGTGCACTGATTTATGATATTAGAGGGTTAGGATTATATTAGTTTTTTAACCTTCCATTGCTATTAATGCTCACACATTTTGAGATATTCTTCCAGATTTGGTTttgttcccttccctttccccaccatTTTTCCTGATCTTCATCACGAAGAGGCAGTTGggagtttggtttgtttgagCAAGAGGCTTTTTACATCCAGCCCAGGAAGCTGGAAACTCCTGGAATCACTGATTGGTTTGgcctggaagggaccttaaggccCATCCAGTGCCCcccacctgccctgggcagggacaccttccactatcccaggctgctccaaaccccatccagccgggatttgaacatttccagggatggggcagccacagcttctctgggcaccctgtgccagggcctcagcaccctcatagggaaggaattcttcccaatatcccatctaaccctaaccctgccctctgtttGATTGAGTTGGAGTTTTTGGCTacagaggcagaggagagctTCAGGTGTGTAAAACCTGTTCTAACCACCCTTTCAAAGGCCCACCTGCAGGGAATGGCTTTGGACAGTGACAGATTCTGCTTGTCCCTGTGGCACCAGGATCCCTCCACGCCAGACCTCACCTGTGGGGACGGGAATACCTGTGGAGGGCAGGAATTGCCTGTGGAGGCTTTTGCTGTCGCTCCTcctgtgcagctctgtccctgcctggtcTCACGGtgtccctctgctgtccccagcacgcTGGAGCACCTGAAGCGCTGGCTGCAGCCGGACAAGGTGGCCATCAGCTCCGAGGAGGTGCAGTGCCTCATCCCGCCCGAGCCGCAGCCCGAGAGGCCCgaggcagaggaggagcctCCGGCTGCCGAGCAGTGAGagcccccggccctgcccctTGTCCCAGCCCCCAGGAGGATGTGCCCGGCCGTAGGAATCGCAGGAAGGGGGGCGCAGAGCAAATGGTCAGTCATtgaagaagtaatttttaaaagaaagaaccCCCAAGGcaccaaatcccagctctggagCTCCGCAGGCAGCGGCTGGCACTGGTAGGGACGAGAGGGAACATCTGTACCAAAACCTCACGTGGATCTTctccagcctgcagccacctcATCATTCCAGCCTGGATTGTTTGGAATCCATCAGGAGACACATtcaacaacaataataacaacaaaagCAGTTGTGGAGAAGCACCAGAGAACATCACGGTCTAGAATAGAGCAGAGAAACCACTGAGTCACTTTGGTCCTGTCTTTTACCTTTTCATTACTCAGCtgggcatttttttcctctcctgccaAATCCACTTTGGTTTCTCCAGATCTTCACTGTTTCAGTCTGAATtggccccaggctgtgccaggaagAAGATGGATATTTCCCACCGCTGTGAATTTGGGACCCTGAAGGAAGATCTCACTGCAGTCAATAAATTGGTGTCATTGACATTGTAGCTATTTCACATTCCTCTCTGTAATATTCCCCCTAATATCCCACTTTATTGCCCAAAATCTCTATTACAGACTGTAGGGGgagtattttttcctcttgttgaTAGTTTTGTACCTGTTCAGCCTCTCCAGAAAAAGATCAGATGAGATTCTGTATTGGGAAACCAAGAGGGGTAGACAGGGAGGCTACAAACCACTTGTTTTCATCACAGAATTGCATAGAATTCTCTGACTTGAAATATATTTAgtatttaattgtttttttcacCCTGCTTAACTCTTCAGAGGGTTATTTCCTTTTACTAATCCAAGAATCTGTGATACTGTGCTGATTTTCCGCTGATCTTGTGTTCTGCCTCGGCACCAACACTGGGGGTCGGTAGAGGGAAGCAGCACAGTCTGTCAGAGCTTCTTAGGGGAAATTGTCGTTCTAGGAGTTAATCCTCACCGGATTCATGCCGTGTTCATTTATGTACCTgtttgaaaatacttttttatgAGTAAATTTTTGCTGGAGCCTCGCAGTTTCCTGTCTCTGTACCCAAATAGAGGCGCTGCTCTCTCAGTCACCGTGTCACAGCTCAGAGGTTGTTCCCACCATCAGCATTCCGGGTGTAactccctccccagctcagaATTCTCCATTAAAACAATCCCTTGTTTTTTAAACCTTGAGGAATGGGGTGAATCATCTGAGTGCCAGTGATGCACAAGCCTCGTGTCTTGCTGGTTTGCTCATTAAATGTCCCTTTTAATTTATCCTTTAGCTGTCCTCTATTATGTTAAGTCTGTGTCCTTGTGCAGATCTCTCTCACCTGATGAGACAAAGCTGTGACAGAGATGCAGAACTCTGAGCTGTTCCCAGAAATGGTTTGTGCAGAGACAGAAAGCAGCAATTTCTCTGTCCCCGGCCTATTTCCCAGTCAATAAAATTCTTCTTATGGGTAACAAGCACTGTGAGGATGCTTTATATTATCTTACCTGTTCTTAAACATATTTGAGGAGGAAGTGTACCCAAAAGAACTGTGCTGAAATTATTCCACATCCACATCACCAGACATTTCCTTTGGAGAAGGGACCTGAGGGGACAGCTCTTATCATTTCActtgtaaaaataataacattCCAGGATTCTTTGACCTGCTCTATGGAAACATGTGGggcaaaagaaaaatcctaCTGATAACTGCAAAGTTTGAGCAATAATTTCCTTAATGAATTATTTATGTAGAGttaacttttttcccctcccagaTATAATAAATATAGTTACAtcaatataattatatataattaaattataACTGAGAGTATAGACTTGGAGTGAGTCTGTACTTAAATCACCATAAAGAAAACCTTTAAAACTTCTTTACAAAATCACTGAATCTGTGAACAGGAGTGTGATGTGTCCAAGCAGCGTTGTTAAACTTGTTGATGGCACACATGATTCGACTTGCAAGGCCTTACCTCTCaatatttgggtttattttgggaACAACAgactgctgagctcctctgcaCCAAACCAACTCTTGCTGGTAAAAGCAGCAGCCTCACTAGGGGTGGATTTTGCTTCTACATCAATACCAATCTTCCTGGGTGTGGAAATAACTCCCGCAGAGGGAGAATTGTTGAGGCTGGAAAAACCCTCTGGGATCATCGAATCCAaggccagcacagctgagcccacccgtgtccccaagtgccacagccaCATGGCTCTAAAatccccccagggctgggcactctACCCttgcccagggcagcctgttTGTGACAATTTAACCCAGAGGGGACATCAGTGACATCCAGGGACACAGGAGGGGCCCATCCTCAGAGGCACAGCCAgatctgcagctgcagtgcctggtggcATCGGGTCCAGACCATGAAGCACAGGCAGATACAGGAAATGACTTTCAGGCAGGATAAATGAGTAAAACACAAAGGAAACAGCAGCCCCTTGCCCCTTTGTACCTTTTAAAGTcattattttacctttttctcTGCATGAAACAGCACTTCTGCACCCCTGGAAGCCAGTGGAGAGCCCATGTGGtaacacagccccagcctggcaggggttTGCTTTCAAAATGGGGCAGAATAAAGTACCTAACACATTTCACCTGCTGCCTTGTCAGAGcaaggggagggcagggctgacagagcactctgggcagcagggatAGCCTTCCACCCAtccaaatgggaaaaaatgtgcTTCTCCATAAGCTTGGGCCAAAGGAATCAGTCTCACAGAAGCATGAGCTGGCAACAccctgtggtgctgctgagAGTCACAGAATTCCAGGATAGTTTGGGGTTtgaagggatctcaaagctcatccagttccatccTGTGTTGTGGGTGGGGACAACTTCTaccaccccaggctgctccaagcgccatccagcctggccttggacactgccagggatccaggggcagccacagcttctctgggcaccctgtgccagggcctcagcaccctcacagggaaggattttttcccaCTATCCACCCCAAACCTTCCCTCCTAAAGCTTATGGCCATTAAATATTCCATCCTCCTTTGGAATTGACAAGGTCTCAGGGATCTCTGGTTATTTCTATAAACCACCCTGATGAcatggaaaagaataaaaatcacagcaaaCTGATTCCGGTCCATCATCTCTACGGGATGGGAGGGACACCAGGATGCCACAGGAGGGGTCTCCAGCTCCACCATCAGGGTGGGCTGCAGCTTTCAAACCCATCCTTGTATCCCTGAGCCAGGACCTGGGGCGGGGCAATCCGAGCTCTGGGAATCAGAGTGGTTTATTCTGCAGGCTCTGGAAGCAGCAAAGCTGATGTCAAAGAAGGTTTTTCCAGGATGAGCCCGTGCAGAGGGaagagctcccagagctgcagccggCTCACCCCGGCCATGGCGCATCCGGGGGGGATGGAGCCTGCGCCTGCCTTGGGCTGGACTCATCACCCTGCAGTCGGCTCCAAAGCCCAGCTCTCCTCTCAAACCAGCCTCTGGCTCTCCTAATCTGATTGTTCTGCTCTTTAAAATTAACAGCAGCTCTCGTCAGGCACTGATATGGAGACAAAGATGATTTTCTTCCTGCTGATTATTCGGCAGGGGTGAGCAGTCTCCTCTTGATCGGCTCAGCCAGCTTTAATAACCAGCCCAACTCCATCAGATTGGGATGAATTAATCACCCTCTTGCACCAAAACTCTCAATTTTCTGTGACCGCTCTGCAAATTTCCATTCCTCTtatccccccaaaattccagtGGGTGATCATTATTTATCATTTTCCCTTATTAAAGTAAGGGTGCCAGGGTCAGCCTTTCTCATTTGGGGCAATTCACAATGGCTGGACCGCCCTCACCCCATCCTACACTTGCCcccccagctgggccagcagcaccCCGGGGCTGGGTGCCCATCACCCTACGGCTGGGTGCCCGTCACCCCACTGTGCCCTCACCCCACTGTGCCCTCACCCCACTCACTTTCCCCCCTCATCCCTCGCCCCCGAGCCGGGACCCCCCGACGGGGCGGGCGCTGCCGACTCCGGGGCTCCGCGGGGTCCCTGCGCCCTCCCGCCCGCCCCGTCCTCCCCGCTCCttgccctccttccctgccgGGAGAACGTGCCCGGACCCGGCCCCGAGGGCGAGGGAGGGGCTCCCCGCAGCCCCCCGGTGctccccgccgggccggggggcGGGATGCGGCTCCACCTGCGGGGGGATGTGCGCGTCCCCCCGGGTACCTGGAACACCGAGCGCCGGGGGTGGGAACGTCCTGTTCCTCCGGGACTGAAAGGCTCAGGCaacgggggaaaaaaaaaataaaaaataaagaaagacaAAG
It includes:
- the CCDC32 gene encoding coiled-coil domain-containing protein 32; the protein is MRMIESVDSVVTRSSEDLWAEICSCLPHPEHKDAGDAFTDSFMDSYAEGSGSGGSSQPALKPWAPLKDSEVYLASLERRLMRIKGLSQEVTSKDMLRTLSQAKKECWDRFLQEKFEAECYVEGHDADESTLEHLKRWLQPDKVAISSEEVQCLIPPEPQPERPEAEEEPPAAEQ